A window of Littorina saxatilis isolate snail1 linkage group LG7, US_GU_Lsax_2.0, whole genome shotgun sequence contains these coding sequences:
- the LOC138971620 gene encoding uncharacterized protein, whose product MVSCSATFLLSCGLMIIYRASGEDCDTEDIGVAMQMSCQEEREMLSEASRHNDTAPLCQALEQYSQCIGPKIEGCKGEALMAFNVIKQQYAGEPYNCHITDTGDDEDGDFQNDVNSQHHDDDNDNHIVTNGPSDVMGGVTVSALPGKKEQVKNEEPPEDTKTTIPAPADSKQEGGDDDDDDDDDLTNAAGSSRSTHIISACTALVYVIASLTLPLV is encoded by the exons ATGGTTTCTTGCTCCGCTACCTTTCTCCTCTCTTGTGGATTAATGATCATCTACAGAG CGAGCGGGGAGGACTGTGACACAGAAGACATCGGCGTGGCCATGCAGATGTCGTGCCAAGAGGAACGGGAAATGCTGTCCGAAGCCAGCAGACACAACGACACCGCACCGCTCTGCCA AGCATTAGAGCAATACTCCCAGTGCATCGGGCCAAAAATTGAGGGCTGCAAAGGAGAGGCGCTAATGGCGTTCAACGTGATAAAGCAGCAGTACGCCGGTGAACCCTACAACTGTCACATCACAGACACGGGGGATGATGAGGATGGAGATTTTCAGAACGACGTCAACAGTCAGCACCACGATGACGACAACGATAACCACATCGTCACCAACGGGCCTAGCGATGTTATGGGAGGAGTGACAG TATCCGCTCTGCCAGGTAAAAAAGAACAGGTGAAGAACGAAGAACCCCCAGAAGACACCAAAACTACAATTCCTGCCCCTGCTGATTCGAAACAAGAGGGAggcgatgacgatgatgatgatgacgacgatctAACTAACGCTGCAGGTTCCTCTCGCAGCACCCACATCATCTCTGCCTGCACCGCTCTCGTCTACGTCATTGCCAGTCTGACTCTGCCACTAGTGTAG